A window of Streptomyces sp. Je 1-332 genomic DNA:
CCGGCGAGACCCCGGGCGACGTGCTGGCCGTACTGGACCGCGACGACCTGGAGCTCTTCGCGTACGACGCCGCACCGCAGGCCGACGGGCAGGCCCCGCTGCGGCGTCAGGCCTCCGAGCGTCTTTCCGCGGCGGCCGAGGAGCGCGACATCCTGCCGAAGTCACTGACCACCGGCGACTACGACGACAACGGCTACGCCGATCTCATCGTGTCCGGCGTGACCGTGGGCGACGAGCCGGGGCACGGCTGGTCCTCGTACTTCAAGGGGAGCGCCGACGGTCTCACGTACGACAGCGATCTGCGCGGCGGGCCCGCGGCGGCGTCCGGCGACATCAACCACGACGGGTACGACGACCTGGTGACCGGCGAGCCCAACTCCCCGGACGACGGCGGGGAAACGCTGACCGGCGGCCTGGTCGGCGTCCGCTACGGCGCCCCGGAAGGCCTCAAGGACGAGGCCAAGTGGTGGACGCAGGACAGCGTGGACGTGCCCGGCGTGGCGGAGCGCGGTGACGGCTGGGGCGCCGATCTGTCCGTGGCGGACACGAACGGCGACGGTTACGCGGACGTCGCGATCGGCGCTCCGGGCGAGGACATCGGCACGGTCGCCGACGCCGGGGCGGCCTGGGTGCTGCGCGGCTCCGAGCACGGCCTGACGGGGGTCGGCGCCAAGTCCTGGGACCAGAACTCCGCGGACATCCCCGGCGTCCCCGAGAAGGGCGACAAGTGGGGCGCCCAGATGCGCCTGACG
This region includes:
- a CDS encoding esterase; protein product: MRKNRSAALAAASFLLLTGAGIVAAPSAVAGTPGGTHADDRNSDFNGDGYEDVLVGAPGATVSGQKGAGLVTAQYGSSRGMNTTSVGRFSQSTAGVAGAAEAGDGFGKAVATGDLDGDGFDDAIVGIPGEDIGDTADAGGVAILWGSKQGLSGAASDWLETQEPTKGEQFGVGLAAAHLTGETPGDVLAVLDRDDLELFAYDAAPQADGQAPLRRQASERLSAAAEERDILPKSLTTGDYDDNGYADLIVSGVTVGDEPGHGWSSYFKGSADGLTYDSDLRGGPAAASGDINHDGYDDLVTGEPNSPDDGGETLTGGLVGVRYGAPEGLKDEAKWWTQDSVDVPGVAERGDGWGADLSVADTNGDGYADVAIGAPGEDIGTVADAGAAWVLRGSEHGLTGVGAKSWDQNSADIPGVPEKGDKWGAQMRLTDPNRDGRFGLLAAAPGENAGDGVVWVLSAGTGGVTASGSWTYGGDSLGTPGKGAAFGAAIDE